One genomic region from Conexibacter woesei Iso977N encodes:
- a CDS encoding MerR family transcriptional regulator, producing MAVSMTISEAAEASGLTAHTLRYYERAGLLDPVGREAGGRRRYSDRDLSRIAFLTKLRATGMPIREVRKYAELLREGDGNERERLALLEAHRDQVRAALAEMERNLELIDYKIDLYKEKIG from the coding sequence ATGGCGGTTTCGATGACGATCTCGGAGGCCGCGGAGGCCTCCGGCCTGACCGCGCACACGTTGCGCTACTACGAGCGGGCGGGGCTGCTGGACCCGGTCGGCCGCGAGGCCGGCGGGCGGCGGCGCTACAGCGACCGCGACCTGTCGCGGATCGCGTTCCTGACGAAGCTGCGCGCGACCGGCATGCCGATCCGGGAGGTCCGGAAGTACGCCGAGCTGCTGCGCGAGGGCGACGGGAACGAGCGCGAGCGGCTGGCGCTGCTGGAGGCCCACCGCGACCAGGTGCGCGCCGCGCTGGCCGAGATGGAGAGGAACCTGGAGCTCATCGACTACAAGATCGACTTGTACAAGGAGAAGATCGGATGA
- a CDS encoding NAD(P)-binding protein yields MEATSRERKRVAILGGGAGSLAAAFELTATPELRQAYDLTVYQLGWRCGGKGASGRRDINGALRIEEHGLHVWFGFYENAFDVMRRIYEELDRPEGAALRTWQDAFHPTNEVVLCDDTEDDRWIPRRFHFPPNDALPGLPGDPPSLHDLMRDAIHTLRLIEPPDHAKLHLRALDKFFDAFLLAAEKLMGEEKDDGESEMTRLFEGFMRFARPLLHLRDDDDDPESPDEPLICKFLKGLTDVIWAITGGDRYAMTFDVTATVFRGILSDDLDDRAKGGFAQVNGEEFMAWMKRHGARQETLDQSPILRAFYQLCFGYKDGDRAQPCIAAGKALQAMLRMCLGYKGAIMWKMQAGMGDAIFAPMYEALRARGVRFEFFHDVTNIGTNEAGTLVDEITVRRQAKTKNGAEYLPLIPDVGGLMSWPAEPLFDQLEGGAEAYRDVFFERCQSGPDAEDITLRVGEDFDLVVMGMSVASLPDITKEIAATDPKFQAMLDHAETVATLALQVWMTDTPERLGPTNPKGMISGAYVKPLDTLCDMSHLLDREGWAAAGLPVTSIGYFCGTMAKEEESGDQEEADRRAFAAGVTHLKDHSSILWPGSITDDAFAWALLYDHQDADGDGRVASQYWRANIFGSERYVLTPPGSIEHRMRPSEAKATNLALAGDWTRNGVCGGSVEAAVTSGKLAAQHLSGHPAVIPGTEGWLESD; encoded by the coding sequence ATGGAAGCAACGTCAAGGGAACGGAAACGCGTCGCGATCCTGGGCGGAGGTGCCGGCTCCCTGGCCGCCGCGTTCGAGCTCACGGCCACCCCCGAGCTGCGCCAGGCCTACGACCTGACCGTCTACCAGCTCGGCTGGCGCTGCGGCGGCAAGGGCGCGTCCGGCCGCCGCGACATCAACGGCGCGCTCCGGATCGAGGAGCACGGCCTGCACGTCTGGTTCGGCTTCTACGAGAACGCCTTCGACGTCATGCGCCGCATCTACGAGGAGCTCGACCGCCCCGAGGGCGCCGCGCTGCGCACCTGGCAGGACGCGTTCCACCCGACCAACGAGGTCGTCCTCTGCGACGACACCGAGGACGACCGCTGGATCCCGCGCAGGTTCCACTTCCCGCCCAACGACGCGCTCCCCGGCCTGCCCGGCGACCCGCCGTCCCTCCACGACCTCATGCGCGACGCGATCCACACGCTGCGCCTGATCGAGCCCCCGGACCACGCCAAGCTCCACCTCAGGGCCCTCGACAAGTTCTTCGACGCCTTCCTGCTCGCCGCCGAGAAGCTCATGGGCGAAGAGAAGGACGACGGCGAGTCCGAGATGACCAGGCTCTTCGAGGGCTTCATGAGGTTCGCGCGGCCCCTGCTGCACCTGAGGGACGACGACGACGATCCGGAATCCCCCGACGAGCCCCTCATCTGCAAGTTCCTCAAGGGCCTCACCGACGTCATCTGGGCGATCACCGGCGGCGACCGCTACGCGATGACCTTCGACGTCACCGCCACCGTCTTCCGCGGGATCCTCTCCGACGACCTCGACGACCGCGCCAAGGGCGGCTTCGCCCAGGTCAACGGCGAGGAGTTCATGGCCTGGATGAAGCGCCACGGCGCCCGCCAGGAGACGCTCGACCAGTCCCCGATCCTGCGCGCCTTCTACCAGCTCTGCTTCGGCTACAAGGACGGCGACCGCGCCCAGCCCTGCATCGCCGCCGGCAAGGCCCTGCAGGCGATGCTCCGCATGTGCCTCGGCTACAAGGGCGCGATCATGTGGAAGATGCAGGCCGGCATGGGCGACGCGATCTTCGCGCCCATGTACGAGGCGCTCCGCGCGCGCGGCGTCCGCTTCGAGTTCTTCCACGACGTCACGAACATCGGGACCAACGAGGCCGGCACGCTGGTCGACGAGATCACCGTCCGCCGCCAGGCGAAGACCAAGAACGGCGCCGAGTACCTCCCGCTGATCCCCGACGTCGGCGGCCTCATGTCCTGGCCCGCCGAGCCGCTCTTCGACCAGCTCGAAGGCGGCGCCGAGGCCTACAGGGACGTCTTCTTCGAGCGCTGCCAGTCCGGCCCGGACGCCGAGGACATCACGCTCCGCGTCGGCGAGGACTTCGACCTCGTCGTCATGGGCATGTCGGTCGCGTCGCTGCCGGACATCACGAAGGAGATCGCCGCGACCGACCCGAAGTTCCAGGCGATGCTCGACCACGCCGAGACCGTCGCCACCCTGGCGCTGCAGGTGTGGATGACCGACACGCCCGAGAGGCTCGGCCCGACCAACCCCAAGGGCATGATCTCCGGCGCCTACGTCAAGCCGCTGGACACGTTGTGCGACATGTCGCACCTGCTCGACCGCGAGGGCTGGGCCGCCGCCGGCCTGCCGGTCACGTCGATCGGCTACTTCTGCGGCACGATGGCCAAGGAGGAGGAGTCCGGCGACCAGGAGGAGGCCGACCGCCGCGCCTTCGCCGCCGGCGTCACCCACCTCAAGGACCACTCCTCGATCCTCTGGCCCGGCTCGATCACCGACGACGCCTTCGCCTGGGCGCTGCTCTACGACCACCAGGACGCCGACGGCGACGGCCGCGTCGCCTCGCAGTACTGGCGCGCGAACATCTTCGGCTCCGAGCGTTACGTGCTCACGCCGCCCGGCTCGATCGAGCACCGCATGCGCCCGTCGGAGGCCAAGGCCACCAACTTGGCGCTGGCCGGCGACTGGACGCGCAACGGTGTCTGCGGCGGCTCGGTCGAGGCCGCCGTCACGTCCGGCAAGCTCGCGGCGCAGCACCTCTCCGGCCACCCCGCGGTGATCCCGGGCACCGAGGGCTGGCTCGAATCCGACTGA
- a CDS encoding aldo/keto reductase, translating into MNTRKLGSLEVSALGLGCMGMSAFYTGGRDDSESIATIHRALELGVTLLDTADMYGPYVNEELVGRALAGRRDSVVLATKFGILLDPDDPAKRGVCGRPDYVKSSVEGSLQRLGVDVIDLYYQHRVDPDVPIEETVGAMAELVAEGKVRELGLSEAGPETIRRAAAVHPIAAVQTEYSLWSRDVEDEVVGVLRELGIALVAYSPLGRGFLTGAYRSIDDFDEDDYRRSSPRFVGENFQKNLDVVAKIEQLAAAKGVTAAQLALAWVLAQGDDTVAIPGTKNRTRLEENVAAADVTLSEAELAEISATLPDVAGDRYPPNMMATLSK; encoded by the coding sequence ATGAACACGCGCAAGTTGGGGTCCTTGGAAGTGAGCGCCCTCGGGTTGGGGTGCATGGGGATGAGCGCGTTCTACACGGGCGGGCGCGACGACTCCGAGTCGATCGCCACCATCCACCGCGCGCTGGAGCTGGGCGTGACGCTGCTGGACACGGCCGACATGTACGGGCCGTACGTCAACGAGGAGCTGGTCGGGCGGGCTCTGGCGGGGCGGCGGGATTCCGTCGTGCTGGCGACGAAGTTCGGGATCCTGCTCGACCCCGACGATCCCGCCAAGCGCGGCGTGTGCGGGCGGCCGGACTACGTGAAGTCGTCGGTCGAGGGCTCGTTGCAGCGGTTGGGGGTCGACGTGATCGACCTGTACTACCAGCACCGCGTCGACCCGGACGTGCCGATCGAGGAGACGGTCGGGGCGATGGCCGAGCTGGTGGCCGAGGGCAAAGTGCGCGAGCTGGGGTTGAGCGAGGCGGGGCCCGAGACGATCCGCCGCGCAGCCGCGGTGCATCCGATCGCCGCCGTCCAGACCGAGTACTCGCTGTGGTCGCGCGACGTCGAGGACGAGGTCGTGGGCGTGCTGCGCGAGCTGGGCATCGCGCTGGTGGCGTACTCGCCGCTGGGGCGCGGGTTCCTGACCGGGGCCTACAGGTCGATCGACGACTTCGACGAGGACGACTACCGCCGCTCGTCGCCGCGGTTCGTCGGCGAGAACTTCCAGAAGAACCTGGACGTGGTGGCGAAGATCGAGCAGCTCGCCGCGGCCAAGGGCGTGACGGCGGCGCAGCTCGCGCTGGCGTGGGTGCTGGCCCAGGGCGACGACACCGTGGCGATCCCGGGGACCAAGAACCGGACGCGGTTGGAGGAGAACGTGGCGGCGGCCGACGTGACGCTGTCGGAGGCCGAGCTGGCCGAGATCTCCGCGACGCTGCCCGACGTGGCCGGCGACCGCTACCCACCCAACATGATGGCGACGCTCTCGAAGTAG
- a CDS encoding alkaline phosphatase family protein, whose translation MIERFSELPGLIARQLDSHDHVIVVLLDAFGWTFVQRHAQHPLLRRIARDGSLAPLRSQFPSTTTAHVTTMHTGLPVEDHGLYEWRIYEPALDAITIPLLVPPDAPYARGLLPDGPTFYQRLAIRHGATSTVFSPDRFSPSGFDAVALRGAQLVPYSNLASLPLTPASEKSYTYIYYDLIDTTGHLHGPSSPEFDDIALRALDAIYTLFFGPEREHFPNTLLLLTADHGQIDVSPDRVTYLDLPGIQPAGSSRDLFLDVPIEELDALNTRLGEDATAVPSHTLFGPSIGPRLAARLPPVCVLPSPGHQVWLTGHEDVEQKFLGHHGGLTPEESTTFLGTLQLD comes from the coding sequence GTGATCGAGCGCTTCTCCGAGCTGCCGGGCCTGATCGCCCGGCAGCTCGACTCCCACGACCACGTCATCGTGGTCCTCCTCGACGCGTTCGGCTGGACCTTCGTCCAACGCCACGCGCAGCACCCGCTGTTGCGCCGCATCGCCCGCGACGGGTCGCTGGCCCCTCTGCGCTCGCAGTTCCCCTCGACGACGACCGCGCACGTGACGACGATGCACACGGGGCTGCCGGTCGAGGACCACGGGTTGTACGAGTGGCGCATCTACGAGCCGGCCCTCGACGCGATCACGATCCCGCTGCTGGTTCCGCCCGACGCCCCCTACGCGCGCGGCCTGCTGCCCGACGGCCCGACCTTCTACCAGCGCCTGGCCATCCGCCACGGGGCGACGTCGACCGTGTTCTCCCCCGACCGCTTCTCCCCCTCCGGCTTCGACGCGGTCGCGCTGCGCGGAGCGCAGTTGGTCCCCTACTCCAACCTCGCCTCCCTCCCCCTCACACCCGCGTCAGAGAAGTCCTACACCTACATCTACTACGACCTCATCGACACAACCGGCCACCTCCACGGCCCCTCATCTCCCGAGTTCGACGACATCGCGCTCCGGGCCCTCGACGCCATCTACACCCTCTTCTTCGGGCCGGAGCGCGAGCACTTCCCGAACACCTTGTTGTTGCTCACCGCGGATCACGGCCAAATCGACGTATCCCCGGACCGCGTGACCTACCTCGACCTCCCCGGCATCCAACCCGCCGGCTCCTCCCGCGACCTCTTCCTCGACGTGCCCATCGAGGAACTCGACGCGCTCAACACGCGCCTGGGCGAAGACGCAACCGCCGTGCCCAGCCACACCCTCTTCGGCCCGTCAATCGGCCCTCGCCTCGCAGCCCGCCTTCCCCCGGTCTGCGTGCTCCCATCCCCCGGCCACCAGGTCTGGCTCACCGGCCACGAAGACGTCGAGCAGAAGTTCCTAGGCCACCACGGCGGCCTCACGCCCGAGGAATCAACCACCTTCCTCGGCACCCTCCAGCTCGACTAG
- a CDS encoding diguanylate cyclase — protein sequence MPQRSQDSLIAHARTLARILAALVAAIGVCTLLGRATGIALIGHLTPGSPSMLPGTALALTLYGAALFVHARPSRDRTITRAARTAATLAVLTTVVCAVVPLPHRITPTALAALLALGLALELDRRRRADGRLVNAIALAPLVIGLVGVAAYVSGIGSFTGTAGSLRVALATALALVAAGGSLLLARPSRGTVRLLVSAGPGGILARRLLPMALAIPLGLDALRSAVSDAGLVEHHVGDWLYAVALVITLGAVVLRLATRLNVAEVGRRAVEERLRSSEAIARSVTDTANDAIVSADANGWITLFNPAAERLFGWAAAEVMGRPVTLLMPERYRTPHRDSLRRSAHGAPLRLAGVPLELHGITKAGREFDLEISFARVDGAEGFHVTAIMRDISPRKMLERIAREDSERIARVVSAQTAIAGGSGELVATLDLVAAQAAAIVGGDGAVVELPDGDDMVYRAGAGAGAAHLGTRIAIEGSLSGSVLRSGESAFCLDCSADPRVNAEACARVGVGSMVCVALRHQDEAIGVLKVYAKDPHSFADRDVQTLELLAGLAAATVHRAQVERRLAALHAAGAELGFARSLQDGLVGALRGTGEQLGWNAGAIWLSGAADGSLTCAGTWHAPGLPVGPFLELVEQTEEFGTGTLIDAVRRSGARAWVEHVESTDPDATPDPRRIRAAATCGLRTLTAVPIVARGQTLGVLELGALEARSHDSATLDLIDDVAAAVAQFVQRRDAEERITTQATNLAAVAELSATLSHAGEPEQTRPLLVGAIRDLARADSVMLFEPDGPDHLAISAEAGGLVDVGRRVELHEHKAVVAEVFLSGRGRFVGDYLSESSHWRALREQTGLRSAHYEPVLRDGVVAGVLVIATCAVRPRDHRGLDQLMRLLAGEAGTALALSDLVASLDALARTDQLTGLANRRTWDDELPRELARARRNGEPLSVAILDLDRFKSYNDTYGHPAGDRLLRGAAAAWTERLRTTDLLARYGGEEFAVLLPGCDTAAAAQVVEHLRAAVPDDETCSIGLATWDGDESCDTLVARADTALYRAKDGGRNRVVAAA from the coding sequence ATGCCGCAACGCTCCCAGGACTCCCTCATCGCCCACGCGCGCACGCTCGCGCGGATCCTCGCCGCGCTCGTCGCGGCGATCGGCGTCTGCACGCTCCTCGGGCGCGCGACCGGGATCGCGCTGATCGGCCACCTCACGCCCGGCTCGCCCTCGATGCTCCCGGGCACCGCGCTCGCGCTCACGCTCTACGGCGCCGCGCTGTTCGTCCACGCGCGCCCCTCGCGCGACCGCACGATCACCCGCGCCGCCCGGACCGCCGCGACGCTCGCCGTGCTGACCACCGTCGTCTGCGCGGTCGTCCCGCTGCCGCACCGCATCACGCCGACCGCACTCGCCGCGCTGCTCGCGCTCGGCCTCGCGCTGGAGCTGGACCGTCGCCGCCGCGCCGACGGCCGCCTCGTCAACGCGATCGCGCTCGCGCCGCTGGTCATCGGCCTGGTCGGCGTCGCCGCCTACGTGTCCGGCATCGGCTCCTTCACCGGGACCGCCGGGAGCCTGCGCGTCGCGCTGGCCACCGCGCTCGCGCTCGTCGCCGCCGGCGGCTCGCTCCTGCTCGCGCGCCCCAGCCGCGGGACCGTGCGCCTGCTGGTCTCCGCCGGTCCCGGCGGGATCCTCGCGCGCCGCCTGCTGCCGATGGCGCTCGCGATCCCGCTCGGCCTCGACGCGCTGCGCTCCGCGGTCTCCGACGCCGGCCTCGTGGAGCACCACGTCGGCGACTGGCTCTACGCGGTCGCGCTGGTGATCACGCTCGGCGCGGTCGTCCTGCGCCTCGCGACGCGCCTGAACGTCGCCGAGGTCGGCCGCCGCGCGGTCGAGGAGCGCCTGCGCAGCAGCGAGGCGATCGCGCGCTCGGTCACCGACACCGCCAACGACGCGATCGTCTCGGCCGACGCCAACGGCTGGATCACGCTCTTCAACCCCGCCGCCGAGCGCCTGTTCGGCTGGGCGGCCGCCGAGGTCATGGGCCGCCCGGTCACGCTGCTGATGCCCGAGCGCTACCGGACCCCGCACCGCGACAGCCTGCGCCGCTCGGCCCACGGCGCGCCGCTGCGCCTGGCCGGCGTGCCGCTGGAGCTGCACGGCATCACCAAGGCCGGCCGCGAGTTCGACCTGGAGATCTCGTTCGCCCGGGTCGACGGCGCCGAGGGCTTCCACGTCACCGCGATCATGCGCGACATCTCACCGCGCAAGATGCTCGAGCGGATCGCACGCGAGGACAGTGAGCGCATCGCCCGCGTCGTCTCGGCCCAGACCGCGATCGCCGGCGGCTCCGGCGAGCTGGTCGCGACGCTCGACCTCGTCGCCGCCCAGGCCGCCGCGATCGTCGGCGGCGACGGCGCGGTCGTCGAGCTGCCCGACGGCGACGACATGGTCTACCGCGCGGGCGCCGGGGCCGGCGCCGCGCACCTCGGCACGCGGATCGCGATCGAGGGCAGCCTCTCCGGCAGCGTGCTGCGCAGCGGCGAGTCCGCGTTCTGCCTGGACTGCAGCGCCGACCCGCGCGTCAACGCGGAGGCCTGCGCGCGCGTCGGCGTCGGCTCGATGGTCTGCGTCGCGCTGCGCCATCAGGACGAGGCGATCGGCGTTCTCAAGGTGTACGCCAAGGACCCGCACAGCTTCGCCGATCGCGACGTCCAGACGCTGGAGCTGCTGGCCGGCCTGGCCGCCGCGACCGTCCATCGCGCGCAGGTCGAGCGCCGCCTCGCCGCGCTGCACGCCGCCGGCGCCGAGCTGGGCTTCGCCCGCTCGCTGCAGGACGGCCTCGTCGGCGCGCTGCGCGGGACCGGCGAGCAGCTCGGCTGGAACGCCGGCGCGATCTGGCTGTCCGGCGCCGCCGACGGGTCGCTGACCTGCGCCGGGACCTGGCACGCGCCGGGCCTGCCGGTCGGCCCGTTCCTGGAGCTCGTCGAGCAGACCGAGGAGTTCGGCACCGGCACGCTGATCGACGCCGTCCGCCGCTCCGGCGCGCGCGCCTGGGTCGAGCACGTCGAGTCCACCGACCCCGACGCCACGCCGGACCCGCGCCGCATCCGCGCCGCCGCCACGTGCGGGCTGCGCACGCTGACCGCGGTCCCGATCGTCGCACGCGGCCAGACGCTCGGCGTGCTCGAGCTCGGCGCGCTGGAGGCCCGCAGCCACGACAGCGCGACGCTGGACCTGATCGACGACGTCGCCGCCGCGGTCGCGCAGTTCGTCCAGCGCCGCGATGCCGAGGAGCGCATCACGACGCAGGCGACGAACCTCGCCGCGGTCGCCGAGCTGAGCGCCACGCTCTCGCACGCCGGCGAGCCCGAGCAGACGCGCCCGCTGCTGGTCGGCGCGATCCGCGACCTCGCGCGTGCCGACTCCGTGATGCTCTTCGAGCCCGACGGGCCGGACCACCTGGCGATCAGCGCCGAGGCCGGCGGCCTGGTCGACGTCGGCCGCCGCGTCGAGCTGCACGAGCACAAGGCGGTCGTCGCCGAGGTCTTCCTGAGCGGTCGCGGGCGCTTCGTCGGCGACTACCTCTCGGAGTCGTCGCACTGGCGCGCGCTGCGCGAGCAGACCGGGCTGCGCTCGGCGCACTACGAGCCGGTCCTGCGCGACGGCGTGGTCGCGGGCGTCCTGGTCATCGCGACCTGCGCGGTGCGCCCGCGCGACCACCGCGGCCTCGACCAGCTGATGCGCCTGCTCGCCGGTGAGGCGGGCACAGCACTCGCGCTCTCCGACCTCGTCGCGTCGCTCGACGCGCTGGCGCGCACCGACCAGCTCACCGGCCTCGCCAACCGCCGCACGTGGGACGACGAGCTGCCGCGCGAGCTGGCCCGCGCGCGTCGCAACGGCGAGCCGCTGTCGGTCGCGATCCTCGACCTCGACCGCTTCAAGTCCTACAACGACACCTACGGCCACCCGGCCGGCGACCGCCTCCTGCGCGGCGCGGCCGCCGCGTGGACCGAGCGCCTGCGCACGACCGACCTGCTCGCCCGCTACGGCGGCGAGGAGTTCGCGGTGCTGCTGCCTGGCTGCGACACGGCGGCCGCCGCGCAGGTCGTCGAGCACCTGCGCGCCGCGGTCCCCGACGACGAGACCTGCTCGATCGGCCTCGCGACGTGGGACGGCGACGAGTCCTGCGACACCCTCGTCGCCCGCGCCGACACGGCGCTCTACCGCGCCAAGGACGGCGGCCGCAACCGCGTCGTCGCGGCCGCCTGA
- a CDS encoding universal stress protein encodes MTTNIVVPADGSPAAEAAAWYAGAVAEARRGTVHVVAAWEPPGARAQELARTLGRRAEVDAVLADVQGALSAAGLTVNGHVRRCGLVAALCAVASEHDAELIVVPAGWTSLARELRWRASCRVDMLVVDSGRHPGFRPFPVAVAR; translated from the coding sequence ATGACCACGAACATCGTCGTCCCCGCCGACGGCTCGCCCGCTGCTGAAGCGGCGGCCTGGTATGCGGGTGCGGTGGCGGAGGCCCGGCGCGGGACCGTGCACGTCGTCGCGGCCTGGGAGCCGCCCGGAGCGCGTGCGCAGGAGCTGGCGCGGACGCTGGGGCGGCGGGCCGAGGTGGACGCGGTGCTGGCGGATGTCCAGGGCGCGCTTTCGGCTGCGGGTCTCACCGTGAACGGCCACGTGCGCCGCTGCGGGCTGGTTGCCGCGCTGTGCGCGGTGGCGAGCGAGCACGACGCGGAGCTGATCGTCGTGCCCGCGGGCTGGACGTCCTTGGCGCGCGAGCTGCGCTGGCGGGCGTCGTGCCGCGTGGACATGCTGGTCGTGGACAGCGGCCGCCACCCCGGCTTCCGTCCCTTCCCGGTGGCCGTCGCCCGATGA